The genomic window CAATTCAAGACGTCCCAATCCGGCTGCCGCAAAAATGGCGCCATTCCAATCGCTATTTTCTAATTTATCCAATCGGGTGTTTACATTTCCTCTTATGCCTACAATACTATGTGTAGGATAGCGGTTGAGCCATTGTGCTTTTCGTCTCAAACTACCGGTTGCAATCACCGCATCTTTCTGTGCTAAAAACTCTTCATTGGTTTTAAAAACGAGTGTATCTCTGATGTTTCCACGTTTCAAAACGGCTGCTTGAACGATGCCTTCTGGCATCACGGTTGGCACATCTTTTAAAGAGTGAACCGCAATATCAATCTCTTCATTTAACAAAGCGATGTCTAAAGTTCGTGTAAAAACGCCTGTAACACCAAGCTCGTAAATGGGCTTGTTTAAGACCAAATCTCCTGTAGATTTTACGGGGACTAATACCGTTTCATGCCCTAAATGTTGGAGTTGTGATTGTACGGTTTTGGCTTGCCAAAGAGCAAGCGCACTGTCACGCGTACCGATTCGAATAATTTTAGACATGTTTTTTAGAATCTAATTGAAACACCTTTTTGATGAGTTCGAGACTTTCATTTTTTGAGATCGTTTCGTCCTTCAGATGGTGTGCAAAGTGGTTGGTTATTTTTTGAACTAGGTTGGCACTGATTAATTCCGCTTGTGCTTCATTAAATTCATTTATTTTTTTTCGTTGGGTATCCACTTCAGCCGTGGCAAATACTTGTAATTTCTCTTTGAGTGCTTTGATGGTGGGTGCAAACTTTCGGTTGTCCACCCATGCTTCAAACTCCGTTTTTATATCGCTAATAATACCTTCAGCTACGGGAATATATTGCTTTCTTTTTTCTAATGTTTCATCCGTCATTTGCGATAAATGATCCAAATGCACCAAGGTCACCATTGGTAATTCCTTTACATTTTCATTCACATTTTTAGGGATGGATAAATCGAGAATGAGTAATGGTTTTTTATTTTGAATAAGGTGCTTATCGATTGTTGGGTTTTGCGCTCCAGTCGCTACAATTAAAATATCGGTGTTTCCAATTTCTTCTTGCAACTGACTGTAGTCTTTGACTAGAAGTTTAAATTTTCCAGCCACTTTATCTGCTCTGTCGCGTGTGCGATTTATAAGCGTAATGTGTTCGTTTTTGGTATGTTTGATGAGGTTCTCACAAGTGTTTCGTCCTATTTTTCCAGTTCCAAAAAGTAAAATATTTTTGGTAGAAATTTCTTCTACTGTTTTTTTGATATAGTGTACAGAGGCAAAAGAGACGGAGGTTGCTCCTGAAGATAATTCCGTTTCTGTTTTGATGCGTTTGCTCGCTTGAATTACTGCATTGATCAACCGTTCTAAATAAGCATTGAGCAATTGGTGTTTTTTAGAAATCTTAGCACTGAGTTTCAGTTGGCTAATAATTTCAAAATCACCCAAAATCTGACTGTCTAACCCAGCACCAACCTTAAACATGTGTTGAATGGCGTCGCTGTTTTTATAAACATAAGCCACACTTTGAAAATCTTCAACAGTGCCTTGCGTATTGTCACAAAGCAATTTAATAAGTTCAAATGGATGTCTGGCAAAACCGTAAATTTCCGTACGGTTACAGGTTGAGGTTGCGACCAAACTTTCAATACCGCTCGCTTTGGCTTGCAGCATTAAGTTTGTTTTGGCGTTTTGGTCCAAACTAAATTCCCCACGCATTTTCGCATCTGCTTTTTTGTAGCTGAGGCCAATCACATAGAAATAGGTACTTGCAGATTTGTTGAATTGCTCCATTAATGTATTTGGAATATATTTCACGACAAAAATAACCGCTTTGATTTGTAAAAAATAACGCTAGAAGAACTTTATATGTCGTTTAGAGGTTTGCATCTATTATTTAGTTATTTTTGTTAAAATTTGTATTTTTGCAGATGAAAACGAACACGAATCTTAATTTTTATTTATAATGAATCTAAATAAAGACCGCTCAGAAAGTATGCAGTCTCCTCCAAAAAACACCGCTCAAGGGTCTTTTTCAGAAACAGCGGTTGAGGCGGGGTTTACTGTCATGACATATCAGAATGAAACTTCTGAAGTTCAACTCCTTGAAAAGGAAATAGATAGCTCTTTTATTCAATTTCACTTTTGTGTGAAAGGGGAGTGTAAGTTTGTGTTTAATAATGGCACTTATAGCCTTAACATTTCTGAAGAAAATTCATTATTGCTTTACAATCCCCAAAGAGACTTACCTATTCATTTAGAAGTTGACCCTTCGTCTTGGGTTGTGTCCTTATTAATTTCGATTAAAAAATTTCACGGATTATTTTCGCATGAAGCAAATTATATCACATTCTTAAGCCAAGATAATCAGGATAAAAAA from Formosa sp. Hel1_33_131 includes these protein-coding regions:
- the hemA gene encoding glutamyl-tRNA reductase produces the protein MEQFNKSASTYFYVIGLSYKKADAKMRGEFSLDQNAKTNLMLQAKASGIESLVATSTCNRTEIYGFARHPFELIKLLCDNTQGTVEDFQSVAYVYKNSDAIQHMFKVGAGLDSQILGDFEIISQLKLSAKISKKHQLLNAYLERLINAVIQASKRIKTETELSSGATSVSFASVHYIKKTVEEISTKNILLFGTGKIGRNTCENLIKHTKNEHITLINRTRDRADKVAGKFKLLVKDYSQLQEEIGNTDILIVATGAQNPTIDKHLIQNKKPLLILDLSIPKNVNENVKELPMVTLVHLDHLSQMTDETLEKRKQYIPVAEGIISDIKTEFEAWVDNRKFAPTIKALKEKLQVFATAEVDTQRKKINEFNEAQAELISANLVQKITNHFAHHLKDETISKNESLELIKKVFQLDSKKHV